In Nodosilinea sp. FACHB-141, the following proteins share a genomic window:
- a CDS encoding cupin domain-containing protein — translation MKRLTIPAITFSLLALGLAQAGHAQVSLGDRLQSVEIMRNGSQPSTEGSADYFTGSVSINPLFSVHEPSRASGASVAFEPGARTAWHTHPLGQTLVVTDGIGWVQQWGGQIQEIRPGDVVWISPGVKHWHGATATTAMTHIAIQEALNGSPVDWMEQVSDEQYPAPI, via the coding sequence ATGAAACGACTCACAATACCTGCCATAACATTTTCCCTATTGGCTTTAGGGTTGGCGCAGGCAGGGCATGCCCAAGTCTCATTGGGCGATCGCCTACAGAGTGTAGAAATCATGCGGAACGGTTCGCAGCCTTCCACTGAAGGCTCAGCCGACTATTTCACGGGTTCTGTAAGCATCAATCCTCTTTTTTCAGTACACGAGCCGTCACGGGCATCTGGCGCAAGTGTCGCCTTCGAGCCGGGTGCCCGCACCGCATGGCACACCCATCCTTTGGGGCAAACCCTGGTTGTGACGGATGGAATTGGCTGGGTTCAGCAGTGGGGTGGTCAAATTCAGGAAATTAGACCTGGTGATGTCGTCTGGATTTCACCCGGCGTAAAACACTGGCACGGCGCTACAGCCACGACAGCCATGACTCATATTGCCATTCAGGAGGCGCTCAACGGCAGCCCTGTGGACTGGATGGAACAGGTCAGCGACGAGCAATACCCAGCACCTATATGA
- a CDS encoding AraC family transcriptional regulator, with product MNAARTSEKSDRALINNPQARREVARSQANREELTERIAGAIAHDGVIEPLKGLFFYRTSFPSECLHSVSIPSFCVIAQGSKEVLLGSDRYQYDPMHYLLGTVELPIASRILEATQEKPYLGLRLDLDSTLVGSVIVEAGYPSAQRGVSVKAIDVSPLDTDLLDATVRLVRLLDSPAEAPVLVPLIKREIIYRLLVGAQGNRLRQIAILGGHTHHIAKAVDRLRKDFNQPLRIEDVAQELGMSVSGFHHHFKSVTAMSPLQFQKQLRLQEARRLMLGQNLDASSAAYQVGYDDASHFNREYKRLFGNPPMRDVERLRKAARETANSV from the coding sequence ATGAACGCGGCAAGAACGAGTGAAAAGTCTGATCGAGCTTTAATCAACAACCCACAGGCAAGGCGCGAGGTAGCGCGATCGCAAGCCAACCGAGAGGAACTGACCGAGCGAATTGCAGGGGCGATTGCTCACGATGGCGTGATCGAGCCGCTGAAAGGATTGTTCTTCTATCGCACCTCCTTCCCTTCAGAGTGCTTGCACAGCGTCTCAATTCCGTCCTTTTGTGTGATTGCTCAGGGCAGTAAAGAAGTGCTGTTGGGCAGCGATCGCTATCAGTACGACCCGATGCATTATTTGCTGGGGACGGTCGAACTGCCGATTGCCAGCCGAATTTTAGAAGCAACTCAGGAAAAACCGTACCTCGGTCTTCGTCTCGATCTCGACTCCACCCTGGTGGGTTCAGTCATAGTTGAGGCAGGCTATCCCTCAGCCCAGAGGGGAGTGAGTGTCAAAGCGATCGATGTCAGTCCATTAGATACAGATCTGTTAGATGCCACCGTGCGGCTCGTCAGGCTGCTCGATTCCCCAGCTGAAGCGCCTGTGCTCGTACCCCTGATTAAGAGAGAGATTATCTACCGACTGCTGGTGGGAGCGCAAGGGAATCGGCTGCGTCAGATTGCCATTTTGGGAGGCCACACCCACCACATTGCTAAAGCCGTCGATCGCCTGCGGAAAGACTTTAACCAGCCGCTGCGGATTGAAGACGTTGCCCAAGAGCTAGGTATGAGCGTTTCAGGTTTTCACCATCACTTCAAATCGGTCACGGCCATGAGTCCGTTGCAGTTCCAGAAGCAGTTGCGGCTCCAAGAGGCCCGCCGTCTGATGCTGGGGCAAAACCTGGACGCTAGTAGTGCGGCCTACCAAGTAGGGTACGACGATGCCTCGCACTTTAACCGAGAGTATAAGCGGCTCTTTGGTAACCCTCCCATGCGCGATGTGGAGCGACTGCGAAAAGCGGCGCGGGAGACGGCTAATTCAGTCTGA
- a CDS encoding hybrid sensor histidine kinase/response regulator: protein MKIPLRLLLIVPFILEIGAAVGLTGWLSLRNGQKAVNDVVSQLEQEVTNRIQVTLDEYLTVPHRINQINADLFELDLLSFEQQATFERHFWQQMQEFEEASYIYVSSETGGFWTAHRNAQAGPITYYVTDNPGDGVMVHFGVDAQGNRAQQLDVTTDYDPRIRDWYTDAKKAGTARWTEVYQLVPELTLAITANAPIYNAAGQLEGVLGVDLVLADIGDFLSTLKIGQTGQAFLIEKDQSLIASSTQENPFVKPRADGPEERLHAIASTNPMIAATTRHLLDQFQTLESIEASHQLAFPIDGQKHFVQVTPIVDELGIDWLLVVVVPESDFMAQIQANTRTTILLCLVSLAIATGLGIITARYIARPIQQLSDQSKQVTEALQKSHTAPIESLALSTHQLGPVQEVATLSDSFRRMATELNQAFDALQHTNEELEERVQQRTLDLAQAKEQAETANHAKSEFLANMSHELRTPLSAILGFVQLMNRNRVSAQTEKEYLEVINHSAEHLLELINDVLDLSKIEAGNITLNLTNFDLHALLNRLQEMFLPRSQRQGLSLQIEWADEVPQYVCSDEKKVRQILINLIGNALKFTKTGGITVTALALSQSDQVSAPFSPNAPNMPSVWLRIEVQDSGMGIPSQQLEAIFASFNQVHPESEGTGLGLTISRQFAHLLGGQLRVHSQVGQGSTFTLDVPMQPVPATAIPAEVLPQRAIALAPGQPTYRILIVDDRWSNRQFLVKLLEPFGFELREAANGQEAFDIWRDWQPHLIWMDMRMPVMHGYEAAQRIKSHIDGQATVIVALTASVFEEQRQVVLAYGCDDFIRKPVKEHVIFDKLTEHLGIVFVYEDTPLPTNFSSGAPLQFAALQVMPADWLQRLKQAATIAKPGAIIDLIGQIPSHESILAAGLRRMVDQYQLEAIIHLVDAATHHES, encoded by the coding sequence ATGAAAATTCCCCTTCGGTTGTTGCTGATTGTGCCGTTCATCCTCGAAATTGGAGCGGCGGTCGGGTTGACGGGATGGCTCTCGCTCCGCAACGGGCAAAAGGCGGTGAATGATGTGGTCTCGCAGCTGGAACAGGAAGTCACCAACCGCATTCAGGTGACGCTGGACGAGTATTTGACGGTGCCGCACCGCATCAATCAAATCAACGCGGATCTGTTTGAGTTAGATCTGCTGAGCTTTGAGCAGCAAGCTACATTTGAGCGCCACTTCTGGCAGCAAATGCAGGAATTTGAAGAGGCCAGCTATATCTATGTCAGCAGCGAAACCGGCGGATTTTGGACGGCGCACCGCAATGCTCAAGCTGGCCCCATCACCTACTACGTGACAGATAACCCTGGCGACGGGGTGATGGTGCATTTTGGCGTAGATGCCCAAGGCAACCGCGCCCAGCAGCTCGACGTCACCACCGACTACGACCCCCGCATTCGGGACTGGTATACCGACGCCAAAAAGGCGGGCACTGCCCGCTGGACAGAGGTCTATCAGCTGGTGCCAGAACTCACCCTGGCAATTACAGCCAATGCGCCGATTTACAACGCCGCCGGGCAGCTCGAAGGCGTGCTGGGGGTGGACCTGGTGCTAGCGGATATCGGCGACTTTTTGAGCACGCTGAAAATTGGCCAAACCGGGCAGGCGTTTTTGATCGAAAAAGACCAGTCGCTGATTGCCAGCTCGACCCAAGAGAATCCGTTTGTCAAACCCAGGGCGGATGGGCCGGAGGAGCGACTGCATGCGATCGCTAGTACTAACCCCATGATCGCCGCCACCACCCGGCATTTGCTAGATCAGTTCCAAACCCTGGAGAGCATTGAGGCCTCTCACCAGCTGGCGTTTCCCATCGATGGGCAAAAGCACTTTGTGCAGGTGACACCCATTGTGGATGAGCTGGGAATTGACTGGCTGTTGGTGGTAGTCGTCCCCGAATCGGACTTTATGGCGCAGATTCAGGCCAACACCCGCACCACAATTTTGCTGTGCTTGGTGTCGTTGGCGATCGCCACCGGCCTGGGCATCATCACCGCCCGCTATATCGCCCGTCCCATTCAGCAGCTGAGCGATCAGTCAAAACAGGTGACTGAGGCGCTGCAAAAAAGCCACACCGCCCCGATCGAATCCCTGGCGTTGTCTACCCATCAGCTTGGCCCGGTGCAGGAAGTTGCTACCCTGTCCGACTCTTTTCGGCGCATGGCCACCGAGCTAAACCAGGCCTTTGATGCCCTCCAGCACACCAACGAAGAACTGGAAGAACGGGTGCAGCAGCGCACCCTCGACCTAGCCCAGGCAAAAGAACAAGCCGAAACCGCTAACCACGCCAAGAGTGAATTTTTGGCCAACATGAGCCACGAACTGCGCACGCCCCTGAGCGCTATTTTGGGCTTTGTGCAGCTGATGAATCGCAACCGGGTCTCAGCCCAAACCGAAAAAGAATATTTGGAGGTGATCAACCACAGCGCCGAGCATCTGCTGGAGCTGATCAACGACGTGCTGGATCTCTCAAAGATTGAAGCGGGCAACATTACTCTCAATTTGACTAACTTTGACCTCCACGCGTTGCTCAATCGGCTGCAGGAGATGTTTTTGCCCCGCAGCCAGCGGCAGGGCCTATCGCTGCAGATTGAATGGGCTGACGAGGTGCCCCAATACGTTTGCAGCGATGAAAAGAAAGTGCGGCAAATTTTGATCAACCTGATTGGCAACGCGCTCAAGTTTACAAAAACGGGGGGCATTACGGTGACGGCCTTGGCGCTGTCTCAGTCCGACCAAGTATCCGCGCCATTTTCCCCAAATGCACCTAATATGCCGTCTGTGTGGCTTCGTATAGAGGTTCAAGACAGCGGCATGGGCATCCCCTCGCAGCAACTGGAGGCGATTTTTGCCTCCTTCAACCAGGTCCACCCCGAGAGCGAAGGCACCGGATTAGGCCTGACCATCAGCCGCCAATTTGCCCACCTGCTGGGCGGTCAGCTAAGGGTGCATAGCCAGGTGGGCCAGGGCAGCACCTTTACCCTAGATGTGCCGATGCAGCCCGTGCCTGCCACGGCGATTCCAGCCGAGGTGCTGCCCCAGCGGGCGATCGCTCTTGCTCCCGGCCAGCCCACCTACCGCATTTTGATCGTGGATGACCGCTGGAGCAACCGCCAGTTTCTAGTCAAACTTTTGGAACCCTTCGGCTTTGAGCTACGAGAAGCTGCCAACGGCCAGGAAGCCTTTGATATCTGGCGAGACTGGCAACCGCACCTAATCTGGATGGATATGCGCATGCCGGTAATGCATGGCTATGAAGCGGCCCAGCGCATCAAATCTCACATCGACGGCCAGGCCACGGTGATTGTGGCCCTCACTGCTAGCGTGTTTGAAGAACAGCGGCAGGTCGTGCTGGCCTACGGCTGCGACGACTTTATCCGCAAGCCCGTTAAGGAACATGTGATTTTTGATAAGTTGACTGAGCACCTGGGTATTGTTTTTGTATACGAAGATACTCCTTTGCCTACTAATTTTTCCTCTGGCGCACCGCTACAATTCGCAGCTCTACAGGTTATGCCTGCGGACTGGCTGCAACGGTTAAAGCAGGCAGCGACCATTGCCAAACCCGGCGCCATCATAGATTTAATTGGTCAAATTCCATCCCATGAGTCGATTTTGGCGGCTGGGCTCAGGCGTATGGTTGACCAATATCAGTTAGAAGCCATTATTCATTTAGTCGATGCGGCAACCCACCATGAGTCATGA
- a CDS encoding EAL domain-containing protein has protein sequence MSHELFADRIPEILVADDTLDALRLLSNALSSHGYDVRSVTSGLMAIASVQAALPDLILLDIKMPDLTGYEVCQRLKADPKTQEIPVIFISALDETFDKVKAFQLGGVDYITKPFQIEEVLARVQNQLALRFSVTQIHRLNAQLEQQVQNRTAQLQAVNQTLTQEVLERRQIEHDLRESEEKFRQISENIRAVFWLTDFDSQTGQETQTRYVSPSIESIWGQPRELFYQDPQTWTNSIHPEDRDRVIAAFLTQAHLGQYDEEFRIVRPDGTIRWIHDRGFPIHDETGAVYRLTGVAEDITDQVQAELERDRFFNLSLDLLFIADRQGQLKRLNPAWQSMMGYPCDQLIDQPFATIVHPEDLPLAEQVLQQLLRGEEVNEVEMRCRCANGSYLWIAWNGVPFLQEHLIYGAGRDISQRKASESRLMHETLHDALTGLANRPCFMERLQLAIKQQRRHQTSCFAVLFIDLDGFKSVNDTLGHGVGDQLLIRVSQLLLETVREVDSVARLGGDEFTILLENIQHPEEVVDIAERIQQKLGPALAIGHHDIFTSASIGIVIGAPEYQQVADILRDADIAMYQAKANGKARYEVFNSAMYAATLQHVEIETHLRHAILNNELEIHYQPIVSLQPERGLEGFEVLLRWRHPQKGLVPAGEFIPIAEETGLINAIGEWALQEACMQFSHWQQLWPDFAKLYLSVNISGRQLREPSLLQTLDRMLEETHIPVRCLRFEITESSLIKNTAIATQLLERMQIRGIQVSLDDFGTGFSSLSYLHQFPINTIKIDRSFVNVMLHGEKERSIIQSIVALAKTLGLATIAEGIETRQQLEALQSLGCESGQGFFFARPMPPAQLEAFLTQTCQQCPVRHICFTDCHRVAAH, from the coding sequence ATGAGTCATGAGCTGTTTGCCGATCGCATTCCCGAGATTCTGGTCGCCGATGACACCCTGGATGCGCTGCGGCTGCTGTCAAATGCCCTCTCCAGCCATGGGTATGACGTTCGCAGTGTCACCAGTGGTCTGATGGCGATCGCCTCGGTGCAGGCCGCTCTGCCCGACCTGATTTTGCTCGATATCAAAATGCCCGACTTGACCGGCTATGAGGTGTGCCAGCGGCTCAAGGCCGACCCCAAAACCCAAGAGATTCCGGTCATCTTCATCAGCGCGCTCGATGAAACCTTTGACAAGGTCAAGGCCTTTCAATTGGGCGGGGTAGACTATATCACCAAGCCATTCCAAATCGAAGAAGTGCTGGCGCGGGTGCAAAACCAGCTCGCCCTCCGGTTTTCGGTCACTCAAATTCATCGGCTCAACGCCCAGCTAGAGCAGCAGGTGCAAAACCGCACCGCCCAGCTACAAGCGGTTAACCAAACGCTGACCCAAGAAGTGCTGGAGCGGCGGCAGATTGAGCATGACCTGCGGGAGAGCGAAGAGAAGTTTCGCCAAATTTCAGAAAACATTCGGGCAGTATTTTGGCTGACGGACTTTGACTCCCAAACGGGGCAAGAGACCCAGACACGCTACGTCAGCCCCTCCATAGAGAGCATTTGGGGCCAGCCCCGAGAGCTGTTTTATCAAGATCCTCAGACTTGGACAAACAGCATTCACCCCGAAGACCGCGATCGCGTCATTGCCGCATTTCTAACCCAGGCCCACCTCGGCCAGTACGACGAGGAGTTCCGCATTGTTCGCCCCGATGGCACAATTCGCTGGATCCACGATCGCGGCTTTCCCATTCACGACGAAACCGGTGCGGTGTATCGTCTCACGGGTGTAGCTGAGGACATCACAGACCAGGTGCAGGCCGAGCTAGAGCGCGATCGCTTTTTCAACCTCTCCCTCGATCTGCTGTTTATTGCCGATCGCCAGGGCCAACTCAAGCGTCTGAACCCAGCCTGGCAATCCATGATGGGCTACCCCTGCGACCAGCTGATCGATCAGCCCTTTGCTACCATCGTTCACCCCGAAGACCTGCCCCTGGCGGAACAAGTCTTGCAGCAGCTGTTACGTGGGGAAGAAGTGAATGAGGTCGAAATGCGCTGCCGCTGTGCCAATGGCAGCTACCTCTGGATTGCCTGGAACGGCGTGCCTTTTTTGCAAGAGCACCTGATTTACGGGGCGGGGCGCGATATTTCCCAGCGCAAAGCTTCCGAGTCGCGGCTCATGCATGAAACCCTCCACGATGCCTTGACCGGGCTCGCCAATCGCCCCTGCTTTATGGAGCGCCTGCAGCTGGCGATCAAACAGCAGCGGCGGCATCAAACTAGCTGCTTTGCGGTGCTCTTTATTGACTTAGATGGCTTCAAAAGCGTCAACGATACCCTGGGACATGGGGTTGGCGATCAGCTCTTGATTCGCGTCTCGCAACTGCTGCTCGAAACCGTGCGCGAGGTCGACTCGGTGGCCCGCCTGGGGGGAGATGAGTTCACTATTTTGCTTGAAAACATTCAGCATCCCGAAGAGGTGGTTGACATTGCTGAGCGCATTCAACAAAAGCTCGGCCCTGCCCTCGCCATTGGTCACCACGACATTTTTACCAGTGCCAGCATCGGCATTGTCATCGGCGCACCAGAGTATCAGCAGGTGGCCGATATTCTTCGTGATGCCGACATTGCCATGTATCAAGCGAAGGCCAATGGCAAAGCGCGCTATGAGGTGTTTAACAGCGCCATGTATGCCGCCACCCTTCAACACGTCGAAATTGAAACGCACCTGCGCCATGCCATTCTCAACAACGAGCTTGAAATTCACTATCAGCCCATCGTCAGTCTTCAGCCCGAGCGGGGGCTAGAGGGCTTTGAAGTTTTGCTGCGGTGGCGGCATCCTCAAAAAGGGCTGGTTCCCGCCGGCGAGTTTATCCCCATTGCCGAAGAAACGGGCTTGATCAATGCGATCGGCGAATGGGCGCTGCAAGAAGCCTGTATGCAGTTCAGCCATTGGCAACAGCTCTGGCCTGATTTTGCCAAGCTATATCTGAGCGTTAATATTTCTGGCCGCCAGCTGCGCGAACCTTCTCTGCTGCAAACCCTAGACCGCATGCTAGAGGAAACTCACATTCCGGTCCGATGCCTGCGGTTTGAAATTACCGAAAGCAGCCTGATCAAAAATACGGCGATCGCAACTCAGCTGTTAGAACGCATGCAAATCCGAGGCATTCAGGTCAGCCTGGATGATTTTGGCACCGGCTTTTCCTCCCTCAGCTACCTGCATCAGTTCCCCATTAACACCATCAAAATCGATCGCTCCTTCGTCAATGTGATGCTGCATGGCGAAAAAGAACGCAGCATTATTCAGTCGATCGTGGCACTAGCCAAAACCCTAGGCCTAGCCACGATCGCCGAAGGCATTGAAACTCGACAGCAGCTCGAAGCTCTCCAGTCTCTGGGATGTGAATCGGGGCAGGGCTTTTTCTTTGCCCGCCCAATGCCCCCTGCTCAACTGGAGGCGTTTTTAACCCAAACTTGCCAGCAGTGCCCGGTTCGCCATATCTGCTTTACCGATTGCCATCGGGTAGCTGCCCACTAA
- the nrtS gene encoding nitrate/nitrite transporter NrtS, whose product MRAGTMTRARWYSVGLTYLVPYAVSIHGQYLGRGGSRGTGK is encoded by the coding sequence GTGCGGGCCGGTACCATGACCCGAGCCCGCTGGTATTCGGTTGGGCTCACGTATTTGGTTCCCTACGCTGTTAGCATTCACGGACAGTACTTGGGACGAGGGGGAAGCAGAGGCACAGGCAAGTAG